The Desulfovibrio sp. region GGCAGACAGGGCAATGCTGCGCCACAAGCTCACTACCAGATCAGAGACGCGCCAGCGTATCAAAAAATGGATAGAAAGCCATACAAATGCCAGGGTTTCACTCAACGACTGCCGTTATCTGTAACAATTAAGCTACAGCGAGTTCTCGCACTGCACCACCCTGCACTCTTGACGCCAGCCGGGCTTTACGCCACAGTATCCCCATGTCGGAAGATAACCCTCCCCCTACGCAGGCCCAGGGCTCTGCCGTGGGTTCGGGCACGCAATCGCTGCCAGAACAACCCATGGTGCAAGAGACCGAAAGCGGCCAAAAGTTGTTACAGTTCCTGCAAAGGCGGCTGAACCTGCCACCCACCCTGCTACACCGCTGGGTGCGTACGGGTCAGGTGCGTATAAATGGCAGCCGATGCAAACCCTTTGCGCGTGTGCAGACTGGCGACATTGTTCGCCTGCCTCCTTTTGCGTTTAAAATGGCAGAAGAAAGCACCGCAGCAACCGATTCCCGGTCGGGCACTGCCTTTGAATCCGCCACCTGCAAGGTCGATGCTCCGCCCCTGCCGCCCATGATCGGCACAGACGGATACCTGTGGGCTTTCAACAAGCCAGCAGGACTGCCCACCCACCCTGGCACCGGGCACGACGACAGCCTCAGCTCGCGGCTGGCAGCTTATTTTGCCGATGCGCCCTTCAAGCCCGTGCCTGTTCACCGGCTGGACAAGGAAACCTCTGGCGTTTTGCTGGTGGCGGCCTCGTACGAAGCCCTGAGCACGGCGCAGGAAGCCCTGCGCTCGGGTACTCTCTCCAAGGAATACGTGGTCTGGGTTCAGGGCAGCTGGCCCTTTGCCGAAACCCGTCTGCTGCGCCATTTTTTGCGCAAGGATTCAGCCCAGGGTTATGAAAAGGTGCGCCCCGCAGCACCGGGCGAGGCTGACAGCCGCGAGGCCCTGTGCCTTGTGCGCCCCCTGCGAGTGGGTACGCGCCAAAGCCTGCTGCTTGTGCGCCTGCTGACAGGCCGCACGCACCAGATACGCGTGCAGCTGGCGGCCATGGGACACCCGGTGGTGGGCGACGCCAAATACGGCATTGCGCCACGCCGACATGTGCCGCGTGGTGGCAGCAGTCTTCCCGCGCCTGCCCGCATGATTGACACGGACAAGGCAAAACTGTTGCCCGCAGATAACCTGATGCTGCATGCCCTGCGCATAGCCATGCCCTGCGGACGTATTTTTTCCTGCCTGCCCCAGTGGACAGGAGAACACGCCCTTGAACAGATGCCCGAACCTGTGGAAGCCGGAGAAACCCCGGAATATGGGGGCGCTTGCGGGGCCTTCCCTTTGACAGGACAAAGTGCTATAAATAAATTTTTACGCCAGTAAAGCCGTCATAAAACCCAACAGTCACTGGCTGCCGGGGCAGTTTGCCCGGGCTACGCATGCCAGACGCAGCAGCAAGCGGGGATTGATCCCGGTCTGTTTATAGCCGCAGCGCACAAACCTGTGACGGCGCACTCCACTTCACGCACGCAATCATGCCTGGCACCGCCCAGGCGCACACTAAGGTATTCTCATGGCAGATACATTGCCCCGCGTCATTCTGGTGGGCCGCCCCAATGTGGGCAAATCCACCCTGTTCAACAGGCTCATCCGCAGCAATCGGGCCATCACCCATGACCGCCCCGGCGTTACGCGCGACCGCATGGACGGCGTGGTGCGCCGCAAGGACACCCCCGTTTTCGGCATTGTGGACACGGGCGGCATCACCCTTGACGCGCATGCCGCCGTGGTGGAAGGGCCTGAAGGTATCCGCGGTTTTGAGCGCGATATTCTTGCGCAAACCGAGGCGGCGCTGGCTGATGCCGCAGCCGTGGCCTTTGTGGTTGATGGCCGCGACGGTCTGCTGCCCCTCGACGAGCACCTTGCCGCCCACGTGCGCCGCAAGGGCCTGCCCACCCTCTGCGTGGTCAACAAGGTTGACGGCATTGAACGCGAAGACGAGCACATGGCCGAATTTCACGTCCTGGGCTTTCCGCTGCTGGCAATTTCGGCCGAGCATGGGCACAACATCAATGCCCTGGTAGAAGAACTGGTGGCCCTGCTGCCAGAAGAAACCTCCACCGAACCGCCAGCACCTCCCACGCTCAAGCTGGCCATGCTTGGCCGCCCCAACGCGGGCAAGTCGTCGCTGATCAACGCCATCTCGGGTTCTGACCGCATGATCGTTTCCGATGTTGCGGGCACCACGCGCGACAGCGTTGACGTGCGCTTTACCCGCAACGGGCGCGACTATGTTTTTGTGGATACCGCCGGTATCCGCCGCCGCACCAAGATCACCGACAGCGTGGAAAAGTACTCGGTCAACTCGGCCATCAAGTCGAGTACCAAGGCCGACGTCACCCTGCTCACCCTGGACGCTGCCGAAGGCGTAAGCCAGCAGGACAAGCGCCTCATGGACATGCTCAACACGCGCAAAACGCCCTTTATGGTGCTGATCAACAAGTGCGATCTGGCCCCGCGCGATTCGCTGGACAGGCTCAAGAAAAACATATCCGAGATGCTGGCCTTCTGCCCGCATGTGCCGATTCTGAACGTGTCGGCCCTCAAGGGCACCGGCCTGAAAAAGATCCTGCCGCTGGCTACGCAGATTCACGAAGAATGCAGCGTGCGCATACCCACCGGCAAGCTCAACCGTGCCATGGAAGAAGTGCTGGACAAGCATCAGCCGCCCGTGGTCAAGCGCGTGCGCGCCAAATTCTTCTACCTTACCCAGGCAGAAACCGCGCCGCCAACCTTTGTGTGCTTTGTGAGCGATGCCGACCGCGTACCCGAAAGCTACACCCGCTATCTCGAGCGCGCCCTGCGCAAGATATTTGGCATTACGCACGCACCCATGCGGTTGCACCTGCGTTCCAGCCACAAAAAGAAATCAGACAAATAGCTCTGCACCGGGGCCAGCTGCAACAGGCTGGCCCCGCGCGCACCTGACGCAGAAAAAGAAAAACCCCGGCAGAACCGGGGAATAAAAACGCCAGCCGGGCAGGCTCGCGATACAGCTGTTTTACTGGCGGAGACGTATAGGGGTCGAACCTACCACAGACCGCAAGGCCTGCCACCGGTTTTGAAGACCGGGCGCCACACCGGTGACGAAACGTCTCCGCATGGGCGCACCATAGGGTAAAAGTCCTTTGCCCGCAAGGGGGTGCATGCATCCCGACCGGTTTCAAGCGCTCAACGGCATGCGCGGCAGTTTGCCCGCCAATGCCGCGCACCGAGTTTCGTACTATTGTAAGGCCTTTTGTCCATTGCCAATAGTATTTTATGCATTATAATCAACAAGACAGGCGCAGTCGCAACGCCTGCTGCATGGGTCGCAAATGCTTACGAACATTTGACACCGCCCGCATGCAGGTAGTAATTTCGTAACTGTGCTGGCCATATATACGGCCTGGCCGTGCGCCCCCGCGCGCGGAAAACGTAACGGAGGCAGTGTTGAATCAGATAAGTCGCAACCTGATGCTGTGGGCAATAATCGTCCTGGCGATGGTCATGCTCTTCAATATGTTCCAGCAGCCGCAGGGTATTACCCAGCGGGTGCCCTATTCGGATTTTCTCAGTCAGGTGGACAACGGACAACTGCTGTCCGTCACCATCCAAGGCCACACGCTTACCGGCAGAACCTCTGACGGCAAGATGGTGCAGTCGTATGCCCCACAGGATCTTGGCCTGGTGAACCGCCTTATTGAAAAAAAGGTTGAAGTAAAGGCCGAACCGCCGGAAGAACAGCCCTGGTACATGACCCT contains the following coding sequences:
- the der gene encoding ribosome biogenesis GTPase Der — translated: MADTLPRVILVGRPNVGKSTLFNRLIRSNRAITHDRPGVTRDRMDGVVRRKDTPVFGIVDTGGITLDAHAAVVEGPEGIRGFERDILAQTEAALADAAAVAFVVDGRDGLLPLDEHLAAHVRRKGLPTLCVVNKVDGIEREDEHMAEFHVLGFPLLAISAEHGHNINALVEELVALLPEETSTEPPAPPTLKLAMLGRPNAGKSSLINAISGSDRMIVSDVAGTTRDSVDVRFTRNGRDYVFVDTAGIRRRTKITDSVEKYSVNSAIKSSTKADVTLLTLDAAEGVSQQDKRLMDMLNTRKTPFMVLINKCDLAPRDSLDRLKKNISEMLAFCPHVPILNVSALKGTGLKKILPLATQIHEECSVRIPTGKLNRAMEEVLDKHQPPVVKRVRAKFFYLTQAETAPPTFVCFVSDADRVPESYTRYLERALRKIFGITHAPMRLHLRSSHKKKSDK
- a CDS encoding RluA family pseudouridine synthase, which gives rise to MSEDNPPPTQAQGSAVGSGTQSLPEQPMVQETESGQKLLQFLQRRLNLPPTLLHRWVRTGQVRINGSRCKPFARVQTGDIVRLPPFAFKMAEESTAATDSRSGTAFESATCKVDAPPLPPMIGTDGYLWAFNKPAGLPTHPGTGHDDSLSSRLAAYFADAPFKPVPVHRLDKETSGVLLVAASYEALSTAQEALRSGTLSKEYVVWVQGSWPFAETRLLRHFLRKDSAQGYEKVRPAAPGEADSREALCLVRPLRVGTRQSLLLVRLLTGRTHQIRVQLAAMGHPVVGDAKYGIAPRRHVPRGGSSLPAPARMIDTDKAKLLPADNLMLHALRIAMPCGRIFSCLPQWTGEHALEQMPEPVEAGETPEYGGACGAFPLTGQSAINKFLRQ